In bacterium, the sequence CACTTGGAGAGCTTTCTCGCCCTCCACGCCCGCTGGAAGGAGCCCGACCGGCCGTCGATCACGTCACTGGTGGTGAGTGACTCCGAGGAGATCTAGGGATGTCGCTACGAATTCGGCTCGGCGATACCGATGTCGGAGTCCTCGCGCGGTCGGGCCACCAAGACCGCATCGAGTTCCGCTTCCTCGACTCCTACCTCGATCTCTACCCGAGACCTGTGCTCGGTCAGTGGTTTGAGGACGATCTGCGCCGAATCTATGTCTCCCGCCAGCGCCTGCCGCCGTTCTTCTCGAATCTTCTACCGGAAGGCGAGTTGCGGAACCTTATCGCGAGCGAAGTAGGGGTCGCACCGTCGCGCGAGTATTTCATTCTGCGACATCTCGGCGAGGATCTACCAGGCGCGATCCGCGCGATCCCATCGGAGGACGAAGAGGATATCATCGCATCTGG encodes:
- a CDS encoding type II toxin-antitoxin system HipA family toxin, which gives rise to MSLRIRLGDTDVGVLARSGHQDRIEFRFLDSYLDLYPRPVLGQWFEDDLRRIYVSRQRLPPFFSNLLPEGELRNLIASEVGVAPSREYFILRHLGEDLPGAIRAIPSEDEEDIIASGEDEETEDYRTPENGTRLRFSLAGVQLKFSVNRRDKALVLPASGRGGDWLVKLPDARFERVPFNEWSTLRWA